The following coding sequences are from one Natrarchaeobius halalkaliphilus window:
- a CDS encoding baseplate J/gp47 family protein, with translation MVRRPILDDNDKADILERTRELAPHYVDGWDVEEDDAGTALLEIFAEMGEEITERLNQTPVKHRVMFLDMLDFTPNPPQPATVPVTFEIAENAPNNVVIPDGTTLEAVETERHPSQRFETTGTEFEGTPARITDVFAVDPGVDRIVPHHELIGSDGSVRLFTGSNVQEHALYLGDPDLLDVEPGAKLELAIQTNAPAEAIRTFLTWEYYGENEEGEEGWHPLDVHGQRRNEVPAVSELAQVRSLVDKLELVLPHASYTRVEGPEEESLLTVLADDVRNGQFDATGRPEDGDSGLPTALIDPRELDDETCHKISRHLDQLRYRLNQMADGVEFGAEFDTVTVEVTVPGEPEPGAVSGVGSFWIRARFPDDDLSHAMFNTLIESVTVTVTPAIGDEGDDDADDGDGEESGSAFSADGPTSGGRSEAEKAIGVDEDAPDPGESPDSSESGGEEGTGERVPEPTETHLDALVANGTQLDPTGEVDVPLLGSIPIVGLSAEFACDDAFEEPGTAVELRFERDEDGGADAVSETDGETDGTDTQPNEEGDPRLVWEYAAEAGWKPLSVDDGTDTLRKSGTVRFAVPDDMTVDAVNGWTGLWIRVRLVAGDYGQPQFEEVEDSNWQQVTDHIDAPKYDAISVSYEPPESESQVDGAVDADPETVTDADDTVATDDAPESTTDTDDRPAPGSILEPRRFTHLVTENNLALCPIESSDEPFSPFQSSPTDTQTLYLGFGRALEGGPLNFYVSIAEAIYPRSFDPLLDVEYCANVHTREWQRTGISDGTDDLTVRGILSLTLPEPTTEVELFGKTRHWLRLTMTGDNFDRTEESLFVPDSEVKESVRIREVLSYQSLATREEQSHTRLAPTVDGIHPNTQWATNVTSVQSEVVGSSDGTASQRFELPDAPALSVDVWVDESDALSERLAQELIDDRSTTVVDVYDSDGHLSELWVEWSEVTDFIGSGPESRQFVLNETEGTVVFGDGKEGAIPPEGENNIRADYETGGGDDGNKQAGTVETLIDPIQHVKGVTNYEPGKAGEPAEPLAEFVKRAPKNLRDRGKPITRDGFVRITKAISREIDRVRCIAGEDETDTPGKVILVIVPDVAQHKPVPSEELVNRVEREMERRVPAAVVAGDRSNLTIRGPNYVEASVTATITTSGSRSATTVTDRAISELTEFAHPLTGGPEGDGWAIGTLPEPSLFAANLEKLESVGHVRDLAVTYSEGDRQLTVALGEDSPDVSPDILVYSGRHTVTVDVGGDR, from the coding sequence ATGGTTCGAAGGCCAATACTCGACGACAACGACAAAGCTGACATTCTCGAGCGAACGCGGGAACTCGCGCCGCACTACGTCGACGGATGGGACGTAGAGGAGGACGACGCCGGGACAGCGTTGCTCGAGATTTTCGCCGAAATGGGGGAGGAGATCACCGAACGGCTGAACCAGACTCCTGTCAAACACCGGGTGATGTTTCTCGACATGCTCGATTTCACCCCCAACCCGCCACAGCCAGCAACCGTTCCGGTTACGTTCGAAATCGCGGAAAACGCACCGAATAACGTCGTTATCCCGGACGGGACGACCCTTGAGGCGGTAGAAACCGAACGACACCCAAGCCAGCGGTTCGAGACGACCGGAACCGAATTCGAAGGAACGCCGGCGAGAATCACCGACGTCTTCGCGGTCGATCCGGGAGTCGATCGCATCGTCCCCCATCACGAACTGATCGGAAGCGACGGGTCAGTTCGGCTGTTCACGGGGTCAAACGTTCAGGAGCACGCGTTATACCTCGGTGATCCCGACCTGCTGGACGTCGAGCCCGGTGCGAAACTCGAGCTTGCGATCCAGACCAATGCGCCGGCGGAAGCGATTCGGACGTTTCTCACGTGGGAGTATTATGGCGAGAACGAGGAAGGCGAGGAGGGCTGGCACCCTCTCGACGTTCACGGGCAACGCCGGAACGAGGTGCCGGCGGTTTCGGAACTGGCCCAGGTTCGGTCACTGGTCGACAAACTCGAACTCGTCCTCCCTCACGCGTCGTATACGAGAGTGGAGGGGCCGGAAGAGGAGTCGTTGCTAACGGTGCTTGCCGACGACGTGCGAAACGGTCAGTTCGACGCGACTGGGCGCCCAGAAGATGGCGACAGCGGACTACCGACGGCGCTAATCGACCCGCGGGAACTCGACGACGAGACCTGCCACAAGATCTCTCGACACCTCGATCAGTTGCGGTATCGATTGAATCAAATGGCCGACGGCGTGGAGTTCGGAGCGGAGTTTGATACGGTCACGGTAGAGGTGACGGTTCCGGGCGAACCGGAACCCGGTGCCGTCTCCGGCGTGGGGAGTTTCTGGATTCGGGCGCGATTCCCGGACGACGATCTTTCTCACGCGATGTTCAATACGCTCATCGAGTCGGTGACCGTCACGGTCACGCCTGCGATCGGCGATGAGGGCGACGACGACGCGGATGACGGTGACGGCGAAGAGTCGGGATCCGCTTTTTCGGCCGACGGGCCGACCAGTGGTGGTCGTTCCGAGGCCGAAAAAGCGATCGGTGTCGATGAGGATGCGCCCGATCCAGGTGAGTCTCCCGACTCGTCCGAATCAGGTGGCGAGGAAGGAACCGGCGAGCGTGTACCGGAGCCAACCGAGACGCATCTCGACGCGCTGGTTGCAAACGGGACGCAGCTCGATCCGACGGGTGAGGTCGACGTGCCGTTGCTGGGCTCGATTCCGATCGTCGGACTCTCGGCCGAATTTGCGTGCGACGATGCGTTCGAGGAGCCCGGTACCGCCGTCGAGTTGCGTTTCGAACGCGACGAAGACGGGGGAGCGGACGCAGTTTCAGAGACGGATGGGGAGACGGACGGAACTGACACGCAGCCCAATGAGGAGGGGGACCCCAGGCTGGTCTGGGAGTACGCGGCGGAAGCCGGATGGAAACCGCTGTCGGTCGATGACGGGACCGACACGTTGCGCAAGAGCGGGACGGTTCGCTTTGCGGTTCCGGACGACATGACCGTCGACGCGGTCAACGGCTGGACCGGTCTTTGGATACGAGTCCGGCTCGTCGCCGGCGATTACGGGCAGCCCCAATTCGAAGAGGTCGAGGACTCGAACTGGCAACAGGTGACTGACCACATCGACGCGCCGAAGTACGACGCGATCTCGGTTTCGTACGAACCCCCGGAGTCGGAGTCGCAGGTGGACGGAGCGGTCGACGCGGATCCGGAGACAGTCACCGACGCCGACGATACTGTGGCAACCGATGATGCCCCTGAATCGACGACTGACACGGACGACCGTCCCGCGCCCGGTTCGATTCTCGAACCACGACGGTTCACCCACCTCGTTACTGAGAACAACCTGGCGCTGTGCCCCATCGAGTCGTCCGACGAACCGTTCAGTCCGTTCCAGTCGTCGCCGACCGATACCCAGACGCTCTACCTCGGATTCGGACGCGCGCTCGAAGGAGGACCACTGAATTTCTACGTTTCGATCGCCGAAGCGATTTATCCGCGGTCGTTCGATCCGCTGCTCGACGTCGAGTACTGTGCGAACGTTCACACTCGCGAGTGGCAACGCACCGGCATTTCAGACGGGACAGACGACCTGACCGTTCGGGGGATTCTTTCACTCACGCTGCCTGAGCCGACGACGGAGGTCGAACTGTTCGGGAAGACTCGTCACTGGCTGCGGCTGACCATGACCGGCGACAACTTCGATCGAACCGAGGAGAGCCTTTTCGTCCCGGACAGTGAGGTCAAGGAATCTGTCCGAATCCGCGAGGTCCTCTCGTACCAGTCGCTCGCCACACGCGAGGAACAGAGTCACACGCGGCTGGCTCCGACCGTAGACGGAATTCACCCGAACACTCAGTGGGCAACGAACGTCACTAGCGTCCAGAGCGAGGTCGTCGGCTCGAGCGATGGGACTGCTTCCCAGAGATTCGAATTACCCGATGCGCCGGCACTCTCCGTCGACGTCTGGGTCGACGAGTCTGACGCCCTCTCCGAGCGCCTGGCCCAGGAGTTGATCGACGACCGGTCGACGACCGTCGTCGACGTGTACGACTCCGATGGTCACCTGTCGGAGCTGTGGGTCGAGTGGTCCGAAGTCACGGACTTCATCGGTTCCGGGCCTGAATCGCGCCAGTTCGTGCTCAACGAAACCGAGGGAACGGTCGTCTTCGGCGACGGGAAGGAAGGAGCCATTCCGCCCGAGGGCGAGAACAATATCCGGGCGGACTACGAGACCGGCGGTGGCGACGACGGCAACAAACAGGCTGGAACCGTCGAAACGCTGATCGATCCCATCCAGCACGTCAAAGGTGTCACGAACTACGAGCCCGGGAAAGCCGGTGAACCGGCCGAGCCGCTGGCCGAGTTCGTCAAGCGGGCACCGAAAAACCTCCGGGACCGCGGGAAGCCGATCACTCGGGACGGCTTCGTCCGAATTACGAAGGCGATCTCGAGAGAGATCGACCGCGTCCGCTGTATCGCCGGCGAAGACGAGACGGACACGCCGGGGAAAGTGATCCTCGTGATCGTGCCGGACGTCGCCCAGCACAAGCCTGTACCCTCCGAGGAACTCGTCAATCGCGTCGAGCGTGAGATGGAACGACGGGTCCCGGCTGCGGTGGTCGCCGGCGACCGTTCGAACCTGACGATCCGTGGCCCCAACTACGTCGAAGCCTCGGTGACGGCGACGATTACGACGAGCGGCTCCCGAAGTGCGACTACCGTCACCGATCGCGCGATTTCCGAACTGACGGAGTTCGCTCACCCTCTCACCGGCGGACCGGAAGGCGACGGCTGGGCGATCGGCACGCTCCCGGAACCGTCACTGTTCGCAGCGAACCTCGAGAAGCTGGAGTCTGTGGGCCACGTGCGCGATCTCGCGGTCACCTATAGCGAGGGCGATCGACAGCTGACGGTCGCACTCGGTGAGGACTCTCCAGACGTGTCGCCGGACATCCTCGTGTACAGCGGTCGTCACACAGTTACCGTCGACGTCGGAGGTGATCGCTGA
- a CDS encoding GPW/gp25 family protein, with protein MVRDTHPEDPFPGSGWQFPVSTDHRGDIALSSDNESVEEAIRIIVGTAKGERVMRPEFGCDIHDHVFDSINGATMSLAEESVREALIAWEPRIDVRDVDASADPDHPNTLLITIRYVVRSTNSEGNMVYPFYINE; from the coding sequence ATGGTCCGAGATACCCATCCAGAAGATCCGTTCCCCGGGAGCGGCTGGCAATTCCCAGTAAGCACCGATCACAGAGGAGACATTGCACTCTCGTCAGATAACGAAAGCGTCGAAGAAGCGATCAGGATCATCGTCGGAACGGCGAAGGGGGAACGAGTGATGCGTCCCGAATTTGGCTGTGACATTCACGACCACGTCTTCGACTCGATCAACGGAGCGACGATGTCGCTCGCCGAAGAAAGCGTCAGGGAGGCATTGATCGCCTGGGAGCCGCGGATCGACGTTCGTGACGTCGACGCGAGTGCGGATCCGGACCACCCGAACACGCTGTTGATCACGATACGGTACGTCGTCAGGTCGACGAACTCGGAGGGAAACATGGTGTATCCCTTTTACATTAACGAGTGA
- a CDS encoding PAAR domain-containing protein codes for MGKPAARVGDPTAHGEPLSPGPGSPTVLIGGQPAWRAGSDFASCSIPNSGGAPHGGGTAVPTTGTVLINNLPAARVADQIPEAASDVGPNSIAVGEPTVLIGP; via the coding sequence ATGGGGAAACCAGCGGCGCGAGTCGGTGATCCGACAGCGCACGGCGAACCGCTCTCGCCAGGTCCGGGCAGCCCGACTGTCCTGATCGGCGGTCAACCGGCGTGGCGAGCGGGATCCGACTTCGCCTCGTGTTCGATCCCCAACTCCGGCGGCGCACCTCACGGCGGTGGCACGGCCGTTCCGACGACCGGGACGGTGCTAATCAACAACCTCCCGGCGGCGCGAGTCGCCGATCAGATTCCCGAAGCAGCGTCGGACGTTGGACCGAATAGTATCGCGGTGGGAGAACCAACAGTGCTAATTGGGCCGTGA